A single Chloroflexota bacterium DNA region contains:
- a CDS encoding ABC transporter permease codes for MAVTLLRRLGQAAVVLLLVSMVAFALVLLTGDPVAMMMPIHASEADRRVLEQQLGLDRPYVVQYVDFLVGIGRGELGSSIKFNQPVGALVLSKLPATLLLAFTAMALAVGVGLPLGILAGSRPNSLFDAVATGISLLAISLPTFWIGLILILIFADRLRLLPVGGSGTAVHVIMPALALSAHSMGLITRLTRASVAEELQRPYVITARSKGLSDRLIGYRHVLRNAMIPTVTVIGLQFGALLGGSVIVEAVFSWPGIGWLLMQGVYARDVPLVRALVLLIGAGFILVNLLVDLSYRLLDPRIR; via the coding sequence CTGGCCGTCACCCTGCTTCGGCGGCTCGGACAGGCGGCGGTCGTCCTGTTGCTCGTCAGCATGGTCGCCTTCGCGCTGGTGCTGCTGACCGGCGACCCCGTCGCCATGATGATGCCGATCCACGCCTCCGAGGCTGACCGCCGCGTGCTGGAGCAGCAGCTTGGCCTGGACCGGCCGTACGTCGTCCAGTACGTCGATTTCCTGGTCGGCATCGGGCGGGGCGAGCTGGGATCGTCGATCAAGTTCAACCAGCCGGTCGGCGCGCTGGTGCTCTCGAAGCTGCCCGCGACGCTGCTGCTGGCGTTCACGGCGATGGCACTGGCGGTCGGCGTCGGGCTGCCGCTCGGGATCCTGGCCGGCTCGCGCCCGAACAGCCTCTTCGACGCCGTCGCCACCGGGATCTCGCTGCTGGCGATCTCCCTGCCGACCTTCTGGATCGGGCTGATCCTGATCCTGATCTTCGCGGACCGGCTGCGGCTGCTGCCGGTCGGCGGGAGCGGCACGGCGGTCCACGTCATCATGCCGGCCCTGGCGCTCTCGGCTCACAGCATGGGCCTGATCACCCGGCTGACCCGCGCCAGCGTCGCCGAGGAGCTGCAGCGGCCGTACGTCATCACGGCGCGCTCGAAGGGCCTCTCCGACCGGCTGATCGGGTATCGGCACGTCCTCCGCAACGCGATGATCCCGACCGTCACCGTGATCGGGCTGCAGTTCGGGGCGCTGCTCGGCGGCTCGGTGATCGTCGAGGCGGTCTTCTCCTGGCCCGGCATCGGCTGGCTGCTGATGCAGGGGGTGTACGCCCGCGACGTGCCGCTGGTGCGGGCCCTGGTGCTGCTGATCGGCGCGGGGTTCATCCTCGTCAACCTGCTGGTCGATCTCTCGTATCGGCTGCTCGATCCACGGATTCGCTGA